From Zalophus californianus isolate mZalCal1 chromosome 16, mZalCal1.pri.v2, whole genome shotgun sequence, one genomic window encodes:
- the RND2 gene encoding rho-related GTP-binding protein RhoN isoform X1: MEGQSGRCKIVVVGDAECGKTALLQVFAKDAYPGSYVPTVFENYTASFEIDKRRIELNMWDTSGSSYYDNVRPLAYPDSDAVLICFDISRPETLDSVLKKWQGETQEFCPNAKVVLVGCKLDMRTDLATLRELSKQRLIPVTHEQGTVLAKQVGAVSYVECSSRSSERSVRDVFHVATVASLGRGHRPLRRTDSRRGLQRSAQLAGRPDRGTGTESEIHKDRAKSCNLM; the protein is encoded by the exons ATGGAGGGGCAGAGCGGCCGCTGCAAGATCGTGGTGGTGGGGGACGCGGAGTGCGGCAAGACGGCGCTGCTGCAGGTGTTCGCCAAGGACGCCTACCCCGGG AGTTATGTCCCCACCGTGTTTGAGAACTACACCGCGAGCTTTGAGATCGACAAGCGCCGCATTGAGCTCAACATGTGGGACACTTCAG gTTCCTCTTATTATGATAACGTCCGGCCTCTGGCCTACCCTGATTCAGATGCTGTGCTCATCTGCTTCGACATTAGCCGACCAGAAACACTGGACAGTGTCCTCAAAAAG TGGCAAGGGGAGACTCAGGAGTTTTGCCCCAATGCCAAGGTTGTGCTGGTTGGCTGTAAACTGGACATGCGCACCGACCTGGCCACACTGAGGGAGCTGTCCAAGCAGAGGCTTATCCCTGTTACACATGAGCAG GGCACTGTGCTGGCCAAGCAGGTAGGGGCTGTGTCCTACGTGGAGTGCTCCTCCCGGTCCTCTGAACGCAGCGTCAGGGATGTCTTCCATGTGGCCACAGTGGCCTCCCTTGGCCGTGGCCACAGGCCGCTGCGTCGTACTGACTCACGCCGTGGACTGCAGAGATCTGCTCAGCTGGCAGGCCGGCCGGACCGGGGCACCGGGACCGAGAGCGAGATACACAAGGATCGAGCCAAGAGCTGCAACCTCATGTGA
- the RND2 gene encoding rho-related GTP-binding protein RhoN isoform X2, with translation MEGQSGRCKIVVVGDAECGKTALLQVFAKDAYPGSYVPTVFENYTASFEIDKRRIELNMWDTSGSSYYDNVRPLAYPDSDAVLICFDISRPETLDSVLKKGTVLAKQVGAVSYVECSSRSSERSVRDVFHVATVASLGRGHRPLRRTDSRRGLQRSAQLAGRPDRGTGTESEIHKDRAKSCNLM, from the exons ATGGAGGGGCAGAGCGGCCGCTGCAAGATCGTGGTGGTGGGGGACGCGGAGTGCGGCAAGACGGCGCTGCTGCAGGTGTTCGCCAAGGACGCCTACCCCGGG AGTTATGTCCCCACCGTGTTTGAGAACTACACCGCGAGCTTTGAGATCGACAAGCGCCGCATTGAGCTCAACATGTGGGACACTTCAG gTTCCTCTTATTATGATAACGTCCGGCCTCTGGCCTACCCTGATTCAGATGCTGTGCTCATCTGCTTCGACATTAGCCGACCAGAAACACTGGACAGTGTCCTCAAAAAG GGCACTGTGCTGGCCAAGCAGGTAGGGGCTGTGTCCTACGTGGAGTGCTCCTCCCGGTCCTCTGAACGCAGCGTCAGGGATGTCTTCCATGTGGCCACAGTGGCCTCCCTTGGCCGTGGCCACAGGCCGCTGCGTCGTACTGACTCACGCCGTGGACTGCAGAGATCTGCTCAGCTGGCAGGCCGGCCGGACCGGGGCACCGGGACCGAGAGCGAGATACACAAGGATCGAGCCAAGAGCTGCAACCTCATGTGA